The Rhizoctonia solani chromosome 4, complete sequence genome contains a region encoding:
- a CDS encoding Tyrosine kinase specific for activated: MSSVFSYAYTVSFPKDSKISPAQAFEALRYKARAPMAFVAIASCEVLEENPKYIKRKVAMKNGMEMTEDIDLYAPSLVTFKGDSGSFITNLISENADGERFLTFTFFMPLPGIEPGSNAEVEKKKELRELVIAGVTQTLEVTLKMFEEGKLN; the protein is encoded by the exons ATGTCTTCCGTCTTCAGTTATGCCTACACTGTTTCTTTTCCCAAGGACTCCAAAATCTCCCCGGCTCAAGCATTCGAGGCCCTCCGCTACAAAGCCCGGGCCCCGATGGCTTTTGTTGCTATTGCCTCTTGTGAAGTTCTCGAAGAGAATCCTAAATACATCAAGCGCAAGGTAGCCATGAAGAACGGCATGGAGATGACCGAAGATATAGACCTATATGCACCATCATTG GTCACCTTCAAGGGGGATTCAGGCTCCTTCATTACAAACCTAATCTCTGAGAATGCTGATGGAGAGCGTTTCCTAACGTTCACATTTTTCATGCCTCTTCCAGGAATTGAGCCTGGAAGCAATGCCGAAGTTGaaaagaagaaggagttGCGTGAACTCGTCATTGCGGGCGTAACACAAACTCTGGAGGTTACATTGAAGATGTTTGAGGAAGGGAAACTTAACTAG
- a CDS encoding aldehyde dehydrogenase family protein — MFPVGRDSHELSQFLHTHSKSSIMGKFYDSIPESFIPWINEQHCFWVATAPISANGHVNVSPKGMTGTFKLLGPNACFYQDLSGSGVETISHLRIVHELGSPRYEELIPLSDRLPGSRAAIEVQIHKVGSSCGYSVPFYEYTGERTLLCDVMRPREQRDADGCPEELKSGNYGSICPPQADSSVSTFRRLGAGEELATHTYTSYTMPSIFEYSFEDHGHKFGTKFSTGLLIGGEFVDGSNNSTIDVINPTTGKLITKISEGTEKDVDRAVQAAQKAYDTAWGLNVSGVQRGKILIRIAELIERDIDEIAAVEALDNGKAFTIAKGFDASEAAACFRYYGGWADKHHGKVAEIDDSRLAYTRHEPIGVVGQIIPWNFPLLMFAWKLAPALATGNTIIIKPSEFTPLSALRVAALFKEAGLPDGVVNVVPGYGQTVGAAISSHMKIEKVAFTGSTAVGRTIMKAAAASNLKNVTLELGGKSPNIIFNDADLEAAVRWAAFGIFFNHGQTCCAGSRVFVQSGVYDKFVELFTAHVNKLKVGDPFKSETFQGPQVSQIQFDRIMGYIESGKSQGATVATGGERIGNEGYFIQPTVFTDVKPDMKIIQEEIFGPVVAIAKFEDEADIIRQANDSIYGLAAAVFSRDISRALDVAHKLHAGTVWVNCYNKLNNQMPFGGFKQSGIGRELGEYALANYTSVKAVHVNLTEPAP; from the exons ATGTTCCCTGTTGGCCGTGACTCACACGAGCTCTCACAGTTCCTACATACACA CTCAAAAAGCTCTATTATGGGGAAGTTTTACGACTCAATTCCTGAGTCGTTCATTCC ATGGATTAATGAACAACATTGTTTCTGGGTTGCAACCGCTCCTATCTCTGCAAACGGACATGTCAACGTATCTCCAAAAGGGATGACAGGTACATTCAAATTATTAGGTCCGAACGCATGTTTCTATCAAGACTTGTCGGGTTCGG GTGTGGAAACGATCTCCCATCTGC GAATTGTACACGAACTAGGGAGCCCTCGCTACGAAGAGCTTATTCCGCTATCGGACCGCCTTCCCGGTTCACGAGCAGCGATTGAGGTCCAGATTCACAAGGTCGGAAGT TCATGCGGGTACTCGGTACCTTTCTACGAGTACACCGGGGAGCGGACACTTTTGTGCGACGTTATGCGACCTCGCGAACAACGAGATGCTGATGGATGTCCCGAAGAACTCAAAAGTGGCAA CTACGGATCCATTTGCCCACCTCAAGCCGACTCCAGCGTATCCACTTTCAGAAGACTTGGTGCCGGAGAAGAGCTTGC CACTCATACATATACCTCATACACCATGCCCAGCATCTTCGAGTACAGCTTTGAGGACCACGGCCACAAATTCGGCACCAAGTTTTCTACTGGCCTTCTCATTGGCGGTGAATTCGTTGATGGTAGCAACAACAGTACCATCGA TGTCATCAACCCAACCACTGGAAAGCTCATCACAAAGATCAGCGAGGGTACTGAGAAGGATGTCGACCGTGCAGTCCAGGCAGCCCAAAAGGCGTACGATACAGCCTGGGGCCTGAATGTGTCTGGTGTCCAACG TGGCAAGATCCTAATCAGGATTGCTGAACTTATCGAGCGCGATATCGACGAAATTGCTGCAGTCGAGGCTCTTGACAACGGCAAGGCTTTCACCATCGCCAAAGGCTTCGATGCTTCCGAGGCTGCTGCCTGCTTCCGCTACTACGGCGGATGGGCCGACAAGCACCACGGAAAGGTTGCTGAGATCGATGATAGCCGCCTGGCGTATACTCGCCATGAGCCGATCGGAGTTGTTGGACAGATCATTCCATGGAACTTCCCGCTGCTGATGTTTGCATGGAAGCTTGCACCAGCTCTGGCGACCGGTAACACGATCATCATCAAGCCATCTGAGTTCACACCTCTGTCTGCTCTTCGTGTTGCTGCACTGTTCAAGGAGGCTGGTCTTCCGGATGGTGTTGTCAACGTTGTTCCTG GATATGGCCAAACTGTTGGTGCTGCCATCTCTTCGCACATGAAAATCGAAAAGGTTGCCTTCACTGGCTCTACCGCTGTTGGCCGTACCATCATGAAGGCTGCAGCAGCAAGCAACCTGAAGAACGTGACGCTCGAGCTCGGTGGAAAGAGCCCGAACATCATCTTCAACGATGCTGACCTTGAGGCTGCTGTTCGCTGGGCTGCATTCGGCATCTT CTTTAACCACGGACAAACCTGCTGCGCAGGCTCCCGTGTCTTTGTTCAGTCCGGTGTCTACGACAAGTTTGTTGAATTGTTCACTGCGCACGTCAACAAGCTCAAGGTCGGCGACCCATTCAAATCTGAGACCTTCCAGGGTCCTCAGGTCTCACAGATCCAATTCGAT CGCATCATGGGTTACATTGAGTCCGGAAAGTCCCAGGGTGCGACTGTCGCAACTGGAGGGGAACGTATCGGCAACGAGGGCTACTTCATCCAGCCCACCGTCTTCACCGACGTCAAGCCCGACATGAAGATCATCCAGGAGGAGATCTTTGGACCCGTCGTAGCGATCGCCAAGTTCGAGGATGAGGCGGACATCATCCGTCAGGCAAACGACTCGATCTATGGTCTCGCTGCTGCGGTGTTCTCTCGTGATATCTCCCGGGCATTGGATGTTGCACACAAGCTGCACGCCGGCACAGTGTGGGTGAACTGCTACAACAAGCTGAACAACCAGATGCCGTTTGGAGGGTTCAAGCAGAGCGGTATTGGGCGTGAGCTCGGCGAGTACGCCTTGGCAAA CTACACCAGCGTCAAGGCCGTGCACGTTAACTTGACCGAGCCTGCACCATGA